The Pseudonocardia broussonetiae DNA segment TGCTGATCAGGTCCGACCCGGCGGACGCCGAGGCCGACCAGGCCAGGACCCGCAGGCCGGCCCGGTAGGAGTCGCCCTCGCGCTCGAGGAGGTTCTCGGCGACGAGGGACTGCAGCAGCCGGGTGGTCGTGGTCGGCGGCAGACCCGAGCGGCGCTTGACCTCCCCGATGTGCAGGACCGGGGTGTCCACGGTGAAGCAGTCCATCACCGCCGCGGCCTTGGCCAGGACCTGCACGGGCGAGCTGGAGAAATCCTGTGACCGCGACATGCTTCCCCTCGACCTCTCCGCATCGTGGTTCCTCGGACCACCCTAGCGGATCTCCGCAGGTCGGCTCATTGACAACCCTCCATCGCGCTGGCATCGTTCGACTGCACAGTGGTTCTGAGAACCACTACGTGGTTGGAACTCCGGCCGCTCCTGCCGACGCCCCGTCCTCACCGGGTGTCCCCGTCTCCGGCCCGGCGCGGCGATCCCGCGCCCGGTACCGGCTCCGCACCGAGCAGACCCGAAGAGAAGAGAGGTACCCGCATGTCCGCACCCACCCAGAACCTCACCCGCGGTGTCGTGACGCTGTCGCACGACGGAGCCGAGAAGCTGATCGGCGCGACGGTCGCGGCCGCGCGGGAGGCGGGCCTGCCGGTGTCGGTCGCGGTGCACGACTCCGCGGCGAACCTGCTGGCGTTCCTCCGCATGGACGGCGCACCGGAGCTGACGATCGGCATCGCGCAGGACAAGTCGTACACCGCGGCCGCGTTCGGGGCGCCGACCCACCAGCTGCACGAGGTCATCAAGGACGACGAGCCACTGCGCCTCGGTTTCGTGCACACGCCCCGCGTCGTCACGTTCGGCGGCGGGTTCCCGCTGGTCTCCGAGGGCCTGCTCGTCGGCGGCATCGGTGTCAGCGGCGGCCACTACTCGCAGGACGTGGCCGTCGTCGAGGCCGCGCTGAAGGCCACCGGCTTCACCGCCTGACCGGCCACCCGTTCCCGATCCGACTCCGGAGGTCCACGCCATGCCCCCGTCCACCTCTCCCCTGCTGGGCGACCAGCCGATGAAGATCGGCGTGTTCTCGCCGAACTGCAGCGGCGGGATGTCCATGACCGAAGCCCCCCGCTCCCTGGAGATCACCTGGGAGCACCAGATCGAGATCGCGCAGAAGCTGGACAGATGGGGCTTCGACGTGATCGTCCCGATCGCCCGCTGGAAGGGGTTCGGCGGCAGCACCAACTTCAACGGCACCAGCTTCGAGACCCTGACGTGGGCGGCCGGGATCGCCCAGGCGACCGAGAACATCTCCGTCGTCGCGACCACGCACGTCTCGACGATCGACCCGGTGGTCGCGGCGAAGATGGCCGCGACCGTCGACCACATCTCCGGTGGCCGGTTCGGTCTCAACGTCGTCATGGGGTGGTTCACGCCCGAGATGGCGATGATGCAGTGCGACCTCCTGGAGCACGACGAGCGCTACACCTACGGTGCCGAGTGGCTGGAGTTCGTCCAGCGGCTGTGGTCGAGCGACGAACCCTTCGACGTGGACGGGAAGTTCTTCCACGCCGAGGGCTGCGAGTCGCTCCCGAGCCCGGTCCAGAGCCGGCCGACGATCATCAACGC contains these protein-coding regions:
- a CDS encoding GlcG/HbpS family heme-binding protein, whose protein sequence is MSAPTQNLTRGVVTLSHDGAEKLIGATVAAAREAGLPVSVAVHDSAANLLAFLRMDGAPELTIGIAQDKSYTAAAFGAPTHQLHEVIKDDEPLRLGFVHTPRVVTFGGGFPLVSEGLLVGGIGVSGGHYSQDVAVVEAALKATGFTA
- a CDS encoding LLM class flavin-dependent oxidoreductase is translated as MPPSTSPLLGDQPMKIGVFSPNCSGGMSMTEAPRSLEITWEHQIEIAQKLDRWGFDVIVPIARWKGFGGSTNFNGTSFETLTWAAGIAQATENISVVATTHVSTIDPVVAAKMAATVDHISGGRFGLNVVMGWFTPEMAMMQCDLLEHDERYTYGAEWLEFVQRLWSSDEPFDVDGKFFHAEGCESLPSPVQSRPTIINAGNSRSGMDYAAKYADINFFVTPDLEQMAGYTEAVKKKAREEYDRNISTMTSSIVICRDTEAEAKRVYDEILEKGDWPGAENLMSIMGMQVQSSFSEQIARFKERFIVGWGTMPLVGTPEQVVEALQQVSDTGMEGILFGFLNYSEEIDYMGEKILPLMREAGLRK